One Malaclemys terrapin pileata isolate rMalTer1 chromosome 7, rMalTer1.hap1, whole genome shotgun sequence genomic region harbors:
- the DPF2 gene encoding zinc finger protein ubi-d4 isoform X3: protein MAAVVQNVVKLLGEQYYKDAMEQCHNYNARLCAERSVRLPFLDSQTGVAQSNCYIWMEKRHRGPGLASGQLYSYPARRWRKKRRAHPPEDPRLSFPSIKPDTDQTLKKEGLISQDGSSLEALLRTDPLEKRSLPDPRNDDDSLSEFPVTNSRARKRILEPDDFLDDLDDEDYEEDTPKRRGKGKAKGKGVSGARKKLDAAILEDRDKPYACDICGKRYKNRPGLSYHYAHSHLAEEEGEDKEDSQPPTPVSQRSEEQKSKKGPDGLALPNNYCDFCLGDSKINKKTGHPEELVSCSDCGRSGHPSCLQFTPVMMAAVKTYRWQCIECKCCNICGTSENDDQLLFCDDCDRGYHMYCLTPPMSEPPEGSWSCHLCLDLLKEKASIYQNQNSS from the exons CCTTGGAGAGCAATATTACAAAGACGCAATGGAGCAGTGCCACAACTACAACGCCAGGCTGTGTGCTGAGAGGAGCGTCCGGCTGCCTTTCCTAGACTCACAGACCGGAGTGGCACAGAGCAACTGCTACATCTGGATGGAGAAGCGTCACAGAGGCCCAG gttTAGCCTCTGGCCAGCTCTACTCCTACCCAGCTCGCCGTTGGCGGAAAAAACGCCGTGCTCACCCTCCTGAGGATCCGAGGCTTTCCTTCCCTTCCATCAAACCAG ACACTGATCAGACCTTAAAGAAAGAGGGGCTGATCTCCCAGGATGGCAGCAGCCTGGAGGCCCTCCTAAGGACTGACCCCCTGGAGAAACGCAGCCTGCCAGACCCGCGCAACGATGATGACAGCCTCAGCGAGTTCCCTGTCACCAACAGCCGTGCGCGGAAG CGGATCCTTGAACCTGATGACTTCCTGGATGATCTGGATGATGAAGACTATGAAGAGGATACGCCAAAGCGACGAGGCAAGGGCAAAGCCAAG GGTAAAGGCGTCAGTGGTGCTCGGAAGAAGCTGGATGCAGCCATATTAGAAGATAGAGATAAACCTTATGCCTGCGACA TCTGTGGGAAGCGTTACAAGAACCGTCCTGGGCTCAGTTACCACTATGCTCACTCCCATCTGgccgaggaggagggggaggataaGGAAGATTCGCAGCCCCCGACGCCCGTCTCTCAGAGATCCGAGGAGCAGAAGT CCAAGAAAGGTCCTGATGGCTTGGCTTTGCCCAACAATTACTGTGACTTCTGCCTGGGAGACTCAAAAATCAATAAGAAGACTGGGCACCCGGAGGAGCTGGTGTCATGTTCAGACTGTGGGCGATCAG GGCACCCTTCTTGCCTCCAGTTCACCCCGGTTATGATGGCAGCAGTGAAGACGTACCGTTGGCAGTGCATCGAGTGTAAATGCTGCAACATCTGTGGTACCTCGGAGAATGAT GACCAGCTGCTCTTCTGTGACGATTGTGATCGTGGGTATCACATGTACTGTCTAACTCCGCCCATGTCAGAGCCACCCGAAG
- the DPF2 gene encoding zinc finger protein ubi-d4 isoform X2, whose amino-acid sequence MAAVVQNVVKLLGEQYYKDAMEQCHNYNARLCAERSVRLPFLDSQTGVAQSNCYIWMEKRHRGPGLASGQLYSYPARRWRKKRRAHPPEDPRLSFPSIKPDTDQTLKKEGLISQDGSSLEALLRTDPLEKRSLPDPRNDDDSLSEFPVTNSRARKRILEPDDFLDDLDDEDYEEDTPKRRGKGKAKGKGVSGARKKLDAAILEDRDKPYACDNSYKQKHTLKPPDRVCGKRYKNRPGLSYHYAHSHLAEEEGEDKEDSQPPTPVSQRSEEQKSKKGPDGLALPNNYCDFCLGDSKINKKTGHPEELVSCSDCGRSGHPSCLQFTPVMMAAVKTYRWQCIECKCCNICGTSENDLLFCDDCDRGYHMYCLTPPMSEPPEGSWSCHLCLDLLKEKASIYQNQNSS is encoded by the exons CCTTGGAGAGCAATATTACAAAGACGCAATGGAGCAGTGCCACAACTACAACGCCAGGCTGTGTGCTGAGAGGAGCGTCCGGCTGCCTTTCCTAGACTCACAGACCGGAGTGGCACAGAGCAACTGCTACATCTGGATGGAGAAGCGTCACAGAGGCCCAG gttTAGCCTCTGGCCAGCTCTACTCCTACCCAGCTCGCCGTTGGCGGAAAAAACGCCGTGCTCACCCTCCTGAGGATCCGAGGCTTTCCTTCCCTTCCATCAAACCAG ACACTGATCAGACCTTAAAGAAAGAGGGGCTGATCTCCCAGGATGGCAGCAGCCTGGAGGCCCTCCTAAGGACTGACCCCCTGGAGAAACGCAGCCTGCCAGACCCGCGCAACGATGATGACAGCCTCAGCGAGTTCCCTGTCACCAACAGCCGTGCGCGGAAG CGGATCCTTGAACCTGATGACTTCCTGGATGATCTGGATGATGAAGACTATGAAGAGGATACGCCAAAGCGACGAGGCAAGGGCAAAGCCAAG GGTAAAGGCGTCAGTGGTGCTCGGAAGAAGCTGGATGCAGCCATATTAGAAGATAGAGATAAACCTTATGCCTGCGACA ATAGTTACAAACAAAAGCATACCTTGAAACCTCCCGACCGAG TCTGTGGGAAGCGTTACAAGAACCGTCCTGGGCTCAGTTACCACTATGCTCACTCCCATCTGgccgaggaggagggggaggataaGGAAGATTCGCAGCCCCCGACGCCCGTCTCTCAGAGATCCGAGGAGCAGAAGT CCAAGAAAGGTCCTGATGGCTTGGCTTTGCCCAACAATTACTGTGACTTCTGCCTGGGAGACTCAAAAATCAATAAGAAGACTGGGCACCCGGAGGAGCTGGTGTCATGTTCAGACTGTGGGCGATCAG GGCACCCTTCTTGCCTCCAGTTCACCCCGGTTATGATGGCAGCAGTGAAGACGTACCGTTGGCAGTGCATCGAGTGTAAATGCTGCAACATCTGTGGTACCTCGGAGAATGAT CTGCTCTTCTGTGACGATTGTGATCGTGGGTATCACATGTACTGTCTAACTCCGCCCATGTCAGAGCCACCCGAAG
- the DPF2 gene encoding zinc finger protein ubi-d4 isoform X1 has product MAAVVQNVVKLLGEQYYKDAMEQCHNYNARLCAERSVRLPFLDSQTGVAQSNCYIWMEKRHRGPGLASGQLYSYPARRWRKKRRAHPPEDPRLSFPSIKPDTDQTLKKEGLISQDGSSLEALLRTDPLEKRSLPDPRNDDDSLSEFPVTNSRARKRILEPDDFLDDLDDEDYEEDTPKRRGKGKAKGKGVSGARKKLDAAILEDRDKPYACDNSYKQKHTLKPPDRVCGKRYKNRPGLSYHYAHSHLAEEEGEDKEDSQPPTPVSQRSEEQKSKKGPDGLALPNNYCDFCLGDSKINKKTGHPEELVSCSDCGRSGHPSCLQFTPVMMAAVKTYRWQCIECKCCNICGTSENDDQLLFCDDCDRGYHMYCLTPPMSEPPEGSWSCHLCLDLLKEKASIYQNQNSS; this is encoded by the exons CCTTGGAGAGCAATATTACAAAGACGCAATGGAGCAGTGCCACAACTACAACGCCAGGCTGTGTGCTGAGAGGAGCGTCCGGCTGCCTTTCCTAGACTCACAGACCGGAGTGGCACAGAGCAACTGCTACATCTGGATGGAGAAGCGTCACAGAGGCCCAG gttTAGCCTCTGGCCAGCTCTACTCCTACCCAGCTCGCCGTTGGCGGAAAAAACGCCGTGCTCACCCTCCTGAGGATCCGAGGCTTTCCTTCCCTTCCATCAAACCAG ACACTGATCAGACCTTAAAGAAAGAGGGGCTGATCTCCCAGGATGGCAGCAGCCTGGAGGCCCTCCTAAGGACTGACCCCCTGGAGAAACGCAGCCTGCCAGACCCGCGCAACGATGATGACAGCCTCAGCGAGTTCCCTGTCACCAACAGCCGTGCGCGGAAG CGGATCCTTGAACCTGATGACTTCCTGGATGATCTGGATGATGAAGACTATGAAGAGGATACGCCAAAGCGACGAGGCAAGGGCAAAGCCAAG GGTAAAGGCGTCAGTGGTGCTCGGAAGAAGCTGGATGCAGCCATATTAGAAGATAGAGATAAACCTTATGCCTGCGACA ATAGTTACAAACAAAAGCATACCTTGAAACCTCCCGACCGAG TCTGTGGGAAGCGTTACAAGAACCGTCCTGGGCTCAGTTACCACTATGCTCACTCCCATCTGgccgaggaggagggggaggataaGGAAGATTCGCAGCCCCCGACGCCCGTCTCTCAGAGATCCGAGGAGCAGAAGT CCAAGAAAGGTCCTGATGGCTTGGCTTTGCCCAACAATTACTGTGACTTCTGCCTGGGAGACTCAAAAATCAATAAGAAGACTGGGCACCCGGAGGAGCTGGTGTCATGTTCAGACTGTGGGCGATCAG GGCACCCTTCTTGCCTCCAGTTCACCCCGGTTATGATGGCAGCAGTGAAGACGTACCGTTGGCAGTGCATCGAGTGTAAATGCTGCAACATCTGTGGTACCTCGGAGAATGAT GACCAGCTGCTCTTCTGTGACGATTGTGATCGTGGGTATCACATGTACTGTCTAACTCCGCCCATGTCAGAGCCACCCGAAG
- the DPF2 gene encoding zinc finger protein ubi-d4 isoform X4, giving the protein MAAVVQNVVKLLGEQYYKDAMEQCHNYNARLCAERSVRLPFLDSQTGVAQSNCYIWMEKRHRGPGLASGQLYSYPARRWRKKRRAHPPEDPRLSFPSIKPDTDQTLKKEGLISQDGSSLEALLRTDPLEKRSLPDPRNDDDSLSEFPVTNSRARKRILEPDDFLDDLDDEDYEEDTPKRRGKGKAKGKGVSGARKKLDAAILEDRDKPYACDICGKRYKNRPGLSYHYAHSHLAEEEGEDKEDSQPPTPVSQRSEEQKSKKGPDGLALPNNYCDFCLGDSKINKKTGHPEELVSCSDCGRSGHPSCLQFTPVMMAAVKTYRWQCIECKCCNICGTSENDLLFCDDCDRGYHMYCLTPPMSEPPEGSWSCHLCLDLLKEKASIYQNQNSS; this is encoded by the exons CCTTGGAGAGCAATATTACAAAGACGCAATGGAGCAGTGCCACAACTACAACGCCAGGCTGTGTGCTGAGAGGAGCGTCCGGCTGCCTTTCCTAGACTCACAGACCGGAGTGGCACAGAGCAACTGCTACATCTGGATGGAGAAGCGTCACAGAGGCCCAG gttTAGCCTCTGGCCAGCTCTACTCCTACCCAGCTCGCCGTTGGCGGAAAAAACGCCGTGCTCACCCTCCTGAGGATCCGAGGCTTTCCTTCCCTTCCATCAAACCAG ACACTGATCAGACCTTAAAGAAAGAGGGGCTGATCTCCCAGGATGGCAGCAGCCTGGAGGCCCTCCTAAGGACTGACCCCCTGGAGAAACGCAGCCTGCCAGACCCGCGCAACGATGATGACAGCCTCAGCGAGTTCCCTGTCACCAACAGCCGTGCGCGGAAG CGGATCCTTGAACCTGATGACTTCCTGGATGATCTGGATGATGAAGACTATGAAGAGGATACGCCAAAGCGACGAGGCAAGGGCAAAGCCAAG GGTAAAGGCGTCAGTGGTGCTCGGAAGAAGCTGGATGCAGCCATATTAGAAGATAGAGATAAACCTTATGCCTGCGACA TCTGTGGGAAGCGTTACAAGAACCGTCCTGGGCTCAGTTACCACTATGCTCACTCCCATCTGgccgaggaggagggggaggataaGGAAGATTCGCAGCCCCCGACGCCCGTCTCTCAGAGATCCGAGGAGCAGAAGT CCAAGAAAGGTCCTGATGGCTTGGCTTTGCCCAACAATTACTGTGACTTCTGCCTGGGAGACTCAAAAATCAATAAGAAGACTGGGCACCCGGAGGAGCTGGTGTCATGTTCAGACTGTGGGCGATCAG GGCACCCTTCTTGCCTCCAGTTCACCCCGGTTATGATGGCAGCAGTGAAGACGTACCGTTGGCAGTGCATCGAGTGTAAATGCTGCAACATCTGTGGTACCTCGGAGAATGAT CTGCTCTTCTGTGACGATTGTGATCGTGGGTATCACATGTACTGTCTAACTCCGCCCATGTCAGAGCCACCCGAAG